The DNA sequence GGCTTCTTCACGAATCCGCCTCAGTCTGAAGAGCTGGGGATATATCGATCACCGTCACTTGAGTCTTTGCTGCAAACGCCCCAAAACCGAATCGAGAACTTGTTCGGGCTTAGCCGTGCTCAGCGGGCCCAAGGTCCCGAAATCTCCATCCTCGCTGACGAAGCGAAGTCCTGGCAGAACTGTGGGTTGAAGCAGACTCGGAGCGAGTGCCTGCGCGCCGCTTCGGAATTGAAACCTCAGCACGTCGACGTGCAGATCCGCCACAGAACAGTGTGTGGTTCGGTCGTGATTGCGAAAGAAAAGTACACACCGTTCGAGTATCGAGAGTTTGCCCTGCCAGATCACACGATCGATTCATACGCAAGATTGGATGTTCGTTGTCACTGAGTGCAGCCCACCGAGATCGTCGCCGACTGCGACATGCGCTCGAAACCTTTGACATCCGCCGC is a window from the Leifsonia shinshuensis genome containing:
- a CDS encoding SdpA family antimicrobial peptide system protein, whose translation is MSSPDPRYRAVRAAFATVSPQAWGFFTNPPQSEELGIYRSPSLESLLQTPQNRIENLFGLSRAQRAQGPEISILADEAKSWQNCGLKQTRSECLRAASELKPQHVDVQIRHRTVCGSVVIAKEKYTPFEYREFALPDHTIDSYARLDVRCH